A single Capra hircus breed San Clemente chromosome 13, ASM170441v1, whole genome shotgun sequence DNA region contains:
- the OTOR gene encoding otoraplin produces MARLLFLFLPGLVAICAVHGIFMDRLASKKLCADDECVYTISLARAQEDYNAPDCRFINVKKGQRIYVYSKLVKENEAGEFWAGSVYANQSGDEMGTVGYFPSNLVQEQHVYQEATKEVPTTDIDFFCE; encoded by the exons ATGGCAAGACTGTTGTTCCTTTTCCTCCCAGGTCTTGTGGCCATATGTGCCGTGCATGGAATATTTATGGACAGACTTGCCTCCAAGAAGCTGTGTGCAGATGATGAGTGTGTCT ATACTATTTCTCTGGCCAGAGCTCAAGAAGATTACAATGCTCCAGACTGCAGATTCATTAACGTTAAAAAAGGGCAGCGGATCTATGTTTACTCAAAGCTggtaaaagaaaatgaagctggAGAATTCTGGGCTGGCAGC GTCTATGCCAATCAATCTGGGGATGAAATGGGAACCGTGGGTTATTTTCCCAGCAACTTGGTCCAGGAACAACATGTGTACCAagaagccaccaaggaagttcctacCACG GATATTGACTTCTTCTGCGAGTAA